TTGCGTGGATTTTTCGAGCTGCCATGGCGATGGCCGCACCGGCCACGGGCGTGGAGCGCGAGCCGTAGGTGCCCAGGCCGTAAGGCGCGGTCGAGGTGTCGCCTTCTTCCACCTGGATCACTTCGGATGGAATGCCCAGCTCGGTGGCAATGATCTGCGCGTAGGTGGTCTGGTGACCCTGTCCCTGCGTGATCGTGCCCATGCGGGCGAGCGCCGAGCCGGTGGGATGGATGCGGATTTCGCAGGAGTCGAACATGCCCACGCCAAGGATGTCGCAGATCTTGCTCGGGCCCGCACCCACCACTTCGGTGAACGTGACCAGGCCAATGCCCATCAGCGTGGGGCTGTTGGGGTCGGCGCGCTTGGCGGCCTGCTCGGCGCGCAAGGCCGGGTAGTCCACCGCATCGAGCACCTTCTTCAGGGCCGTGTGGTAGTCGCCCGAGTCGTACTCGAAACCGAAAGCGCTGGTGTAGGGGAACTGTTCTTTCTTGATGAAGTTCTTCTCCCGGATCTCGGCCTTGTCCATGCCCAGCTTCTGCGCCAGCACGTCGACCATGCGCTCCACCAGGTACACGGCCTCGGTCACGCGAAAGCTGCAGCGGTAGGCCACGCCACCGGGTGCCTTGTTGGTGTAGACGCCTTTCACGCTGGCGTAGGCCGCCGGAATGTCGTAGCTGCCCGAGCAGATGTGGAACAGGCCGGCGGGGAACTTGGTCGGGTCGGCGCAGGCGTCGAACGCGCCATGGTCGGCCACCACGTTGACGCGCAGGCCGGTGATCTTGCCGTCGGCCGTGGCGGCGATTTCGCCGTCCATGTGGTAGTCGCGGGCAAAGGCGGTGGAAGAGATGTTTTCGATGCGGTCTTCGACCCACTTCACCGGGCGGCCCAGCACGATGGAGGCCACGATGGCGCAGACGTAGCCGGGGTAGATACCGACCTTGTTGCCGAAGCCGCCGCCGATGTCGGGGCTGACGATGCGCACCTTGGATTCGGGGATGCCCGAGAGCATGGACACCACGGTGCGCACAACGTGGGGCGCCTGCGAGGTGATGAAGGTGGTGAGCTCGCCCTTGATGGGGTCGAAGCTGGCCACGCAGCCGCAGGTCTCCAGCGGGCAGGGGTGCACGCGGGGGTAGTGCATGTGCTGCGACACCTTGACTTCGGCGTTGTCAAAGGCGGCGTCGGCTGCACTCTTGTCACCGGCGTCCCAGGTGAAGATGTGGTTGTGGTGCTCGCGTTTGCCGTGGGCGCCTTCGGTCTTGCCGGCCAGGTCTTCGCGCAACACGGGCGCGTCGGGCGCCAACGCCGCATAGGGGTCCAGCACCACGGGCAGTTCTTCGTATTCCACTTCCACCGCTTCGACCGCGTCGGCCGCGATGTAGCGGTCGTCGGCGATGACGATGGCGACTTCCTGCATCTGGAAGTGCACCTTCTGGTCGGCCAGCACGGCAGCGACATCGCCCGCCAGCGTGGGCATCCAGTGCAGCTTCAAGGGCTTGAGGTCGTCGGCGGTGAGCACGGCGTGCACGCCAGGGATGGCGAGCGCGGCTTCCTTGTTGATCTTGACGATGCGGCCATGGGCGATCGGCGAGCGCACGATGTCCATGTGCAGCATGCCGGCCATCTTGATGTCGTCGACGTAATTGCCTTTGCCTTGAATAAAGCGGGCGTCTTCTTTGCGCAGGCGCGAGGCGCCCATGCCCGCCAGGGCGAGTTCACGGGCTTCGGCGTTTGGTACCGGTGCGTTCATGTGGGGTTCTCCTAGGGTTGGGGCTTCAGGCCGCGACAGGTTCTTGCAACTTCTTGGCCGCGTACTGCACGGCCTTGACGATGTTCTGGTAGCCCGTGCAGCGGCACAGGTTGCCGGCCATGCCGTGGCGAATTTCCTCTTCGCTGGGGTTGGGGTTCTCCTGCAGGAAGCGGTAGGCGCGCATCAGCATGCCGGGGGTGCAGAAGCCGCATTGCAGACCGTGCTCCTTGTAGAAACCTTCCTGAACGGCGTGCAGCACGCCCTTGTTGGCCAGGCCTTCGACGGTGAGCACTTCGCCGCCATCGCACTGCACCGCCAGGTGGGTGCAGGACTTGACGGACTGACCATCGATATCCACCGTGCAGGCGCCGCAGTGGCTGGTTTCACAACCGATGTGGGCGCCGGTGAGGTTGAGCTCTTCGCGCAGGAAGTGGATCAGCAGGGTGCGCGGCTCGACCGCTTTTTCTTCGGCTTTGCCGTTGACGTTGACGGTGATGAGTTTTTTTGCCATGGGGTGTCTCCTGCGGGTTAAGAGCAAAGTGCCCATGCTTTGTTGAGGGCGCGTTTGACCATCTCGCCAGCCATGGCGGTTTTGTATTCGATGTCCCCCGAAGGTCTTCAGCAGGGTCGCAGGCAGCGGCGGCTGCGTCGGCCGCGGCCTGCACCGTGGCGGCATTGAACGGCTGGTTGAGCAGGGCGGCTTCGGCAGCTTCCACGCGCAGCGCGGACGGCGCCACGTTGGTCAGCGCGATGCGCACATGGCTCACGGCGTCGCCGCTCTTGCGCATCACCACGGCGCAGCCGGCCGTGGCCCAGTCGCCGGTCTTGCGCTTGAGCTTTTCGTAGGCCCAGCCCGTGCCCTGCACGAAAGCGGGGGCATGGATTTCGCACATGACTTCGTCTTCCTGGAGCAAGGTCATATAGGTGCCGAGGAAGAAGCCATCGGCCGCCACGGTGCGGCGCCCTTTCGGGCCTTCCAAAACGAATGAAGCCTCTATGGCGATGGACAATGCCGGGTGATCGTTGCCCGGGTCGCCGTGGGCAATATCGCCACCAATGGTGCCGCGGTTGCGCACCTGGGGGTCGGCAATCATCTTGGCTGCCTCGGCCAGAAGCGGCAGCCTGGCCTGCACGATGGGTGAATTGATCAGTTCGCTTTCGGACGTCATGGCGCCGATCACGACGGTGCCGCCGTCTTCCCGGATGCCGCGCAGTTCGGGAATGCGGTTGATGTCTATCAGATGTTCGGGCTGGGCGAAACGCAGCTTCATCATGGGCAGCAAACTGTGGCCGCCGGCCAGCAGTTTCGCCTCCGACCCCAGCTTGCCCAGCAGGGCGACGGCCTCGCTCAGGGAGCGGGGAGAGTGGTACTCGAAACGCGGTGGAATCATGTTTGGCTCCTATGATCTGGTTGTGGTCATTGACTTTTGTCAATTACAAACCAGTGTAGGCATGATCTGCTTTCCACCCTAATGTGCGGGTTTACCGATGAACTGGCGCCAAACGTGGCCTCCTGTGCACGAAACGGTGCTTGACCCGCACGAAACGCATTGATCAGCAGTCTTGGCGTTGGCAATGCGGGTATATCCCTAGCAGACTTTTTTGGTCAATGCCTGCTCAACAGGCCCAATGCCTTGCGCAGGCGCAGCACATCCCCTCGCGCGACAGGAACAGGCTCCTTGTTCTTGCCTTTGAGTACCACGTGTGTCTTGCTGCCTTCGCGGCCCAGCTCGGCCACGCCCTGCAGGTTGACGATAAAACACCGGTGAATCCGCATGAACTGCTCCGGATCCAGGCGCGATTCCAGGTCGCCAATGCTCAGATTGCAAAAATGAAATCCGTCGCGCGTGAGGATGCGGGTTGAGTGGGCCTGAGACTCAAGACACAACACATCCTGCGTGTCAACGAAAGCCACCTTGTGGTTGGCGACCATGGGAATGCGTGTCAATCGGACGCTGGTCGATGGGGGCTCGGAAGCGGCGACTTCCTGACTGACCACCTGGGTCACGTCGTAGAAAACCAGCACAAAGCCGGTGGTTTTTCCCATGTGGTCAGCGAGACGGGTCACCTTGATCAGCAGCACTTGTTCAGGGATGTTGATGATCATCGTCATGGGTACGGCGCTGACCATGGGACAGCTGGATGCCTGGTCGAGCAGAAAATCGACCTTGGGCTTTGAGCGCGCGGGGTGAAACGAGCTGACCAGTTTGTCGAAAGGTTGTTTCTCACCCACGGGCAATACCTTTCGGGCAAAGTCATTCATCGCCAAGACGGTGCGCTTGGCGTCCAGGTGAATCACACCGACCTCGAATTTCTCCAGCAAATACAGTGGCGATTTGTTCGCGACCTCGGCTTCCATCAACAGTCTCCTTGCCAGTCGGAATGGGCGCTGGTCTGCGCGAAGCGTAACGCAACTGGCACCGAATGCTCGCATTCAGCTGCCGCCACAGGCCGTCTGCTGGTACACCGGGCGAGACTTGGCAGAACACACGAATGCAGGGGCACCGTGCTGTAGATTGCCTCAGGGTGGGTGTTTGAGGCCGTCGGTGTCTGCGGTACAAGCGATGGTCAGGAGTGGGCGCTGCCCTGCTGCCGCGAATGACCGCGGACGAGAAGTCCGCGGACACAATGCCCGTTTTGCAGCGGAGATCACGGACGCCTCCTGGTGGCCGATTCCGGCCGAAGGTGGGCTGCCCTTTTTCAGACCGGCATTCACCTTCTTCCAGCCGAAAGATTTTTCCTCGGCAAGAGCGCCGTTTCGCATCCCGGCGTTCAGTCAGGCGTGCTGAGCCAGCGCCTTGCCAAGCCGTCCGCGCTTGACCGTGGATCTTGGCACTTGCATGGGCATGTGCTCAAACCACCGCCGCACATCGTCTTCCACACACAGGCCATGCATGTAGTTGTAGATGGCCTTTCGCAGGCCGGCGCCCAGGGCGTCGTGGTCGACGCCGGTGGGGTCGGTGAAGCCGATGTCGTTTTTGGCAAAAGTCACAGGCGGCAGCGGAATCAGCTCGATGCCGTAAGCGGCCGGGTCCATGCCCACGGGGGAGTGCACGGTGCAGCTGAAGCGGTGAAAGAAACCGCTCTGGATGCAACCGTTTTCAAACAACTGGCGCACGTACTCCAGCGCGTCCACGGTGTCTTGCACGGTCTGTGTGGGAAAGCCGTACATCAGGTAAGCGTGCACCAGGATGCCGGCGTCCGAGAAACCTTTGGTGACCCGCGCCACCTGCTCCACGCTCACGCCTTTTTTCATCAGTGTCAGCAGCCGGTCGCTGGCCACTTCCAGGCCGCCGCTCATGGCAATGCAGCCGCTCTGGGCCAGCAACTCGGCCAGCTCGGGTGTGAAGGTCTTTTCAAACCGGATGTTGCCCCACCAGCTGATGTGGAGGTCGCGCCGGATGAGTTCTTGCGCCAGGGCCTTGAGGGCTTTGGGGGGCGCGGCTTCGTCCACGAAGTGAAAGCCGGTCTGGCCGGTTTCTTCGACGATCTGCTGGATGCGGTCGGCCAGCTTCACCGCAGTGGCGGTCTCGTACCGGCCGATGTAGTCCAGGCTCACATCGCAGAAGCTGCATTTTTTCCAGTAGCAGCCGTGGGCCACGGTGAGCTTGTTCCAGCGGCCGTCGCTCCACAGGCGGTGCATGGGGTTGAGCATGTCGAGCAGGCTCAGGTAGCTGTGCAGCGGCAAACCATCCCAGGTGGGGGTGCCCACGTCTTCAAAGGGGATGTCGGGCTCGGCGAGGTTGATGTATTGCACCTGGCCTTCGCTGTTGCGGATGAAGCAACGCTGCAGGCGCTGCGGGCCGCGTTGGCCATTCAGGTGTTCGATCAAAGAGAGCACCGGGCGCTCGCCGGAATCGAGCGTCACGAAATCGACGAAGTCAAACACGCGCGGGTCTTTGAGTTCGCGCAGCTCGGTGTTCACATAGCCACCGCCGAGCGCAATCTTGACCTTGGGGTGCGCCGCCTTGATGGCTTGCCCCATGCGCAGGGCGGCATAGACCGAGCCGGGGAAGGGCACCGACAGCAGCACCAGCGTAGGTTGGTGCCTGGCCACCTCGGCCAGCGTGAGCTCGGTCAGCAGGTCGTCGATCAGCGTGGTGGGCGCGGCGAGCGCGGTGGCGAGCGGGTCGAAGCTGGGCTGGCTGCTGGCGAGTGATTCGGCGTAGCGCACGAACTCGAAGCGCTCGTCGACCGCATCGCGCAAAACATCGGCCAGGTCGTTGAGGAACAGCGTGGCGAGGTGGCGGGCTTTGTCTTGCACACCCAGGGCGCCGAAGGCCCAGGCCAGCGGGTCGCCGCCGCCTTCTTCGCCCAGTTCCACGTCGTCGTACACATCGAGCGCGGCAAAGCGCGGGCCTTCGGGCAGCAGGCCGCGCGCGGCGATGCGGTGGGCCAGCGTGGAGTCGCTGCCTTGCAGGAAGCGGATCACCGGGCCAATGGTGGCGCGGTAAGCGGCGAACTGGTCCATGAACGCATGCACGCTGCCCGAGCGGTCGGCCTCGGGCCGGGCTTTTGCACAGGCATGCACTTCGTCCAGCCCCTGGGGCGTGAACAACCGCAACACCAGCGCCAGCGCCAGATCGGCCTGCACGGCGTCGATTCCGCGCGAACGCAGGAAGCCGGTGAGGTAGGCGGTGGAGGGGTAGGGCGTGTTGAGCTGCGTCATCGGGGGGATGAGGCTCAGAACGCGGGTGGGGATCGGGTTCCCTGAGGGTTGTTGTTGAGTGTGCGGCACGAGCCGATCTTAGGGCACCTTGTGCGTTGGCGTGGCTGGGACAGGAATCGTTTGACTACCCTCAGTGCGGAGCCTTTCGAACGGTACATATCCAACTCTATGTACTTGACCTGATGCAGGGTGCGCTTGCCCAGATTTGAGGTCTTTTTACCTATGCGTTGGTGTATGGGTTGTGCGATCGAATGCTTTAGAAGCAGGCATTGTGTGCGCTCGAAAAGCCGTGGCAAGCATGGGCCACGCGGTAAAGCTGATGTCCTCCATTTCACCGAGAATCTGCCGACAAAGTGAGATCATCGAGGCCCTGATTTCGCCACCTTTCTGACCGAGGCGGCTGGCCAGCCGACTGCTTTTGCTCGCAATGGACAGGCGAACCCAGTCTAGGCTCGATGGAGTCAGGAAAGCAAACGGGACTTTCGCCCCCCTCGCCATCAAAGAAGTCAGCCAATGGATGTTTTTAATGAACAAATTTGATTCTTCTGCCCAGCTTCGTCTGCGGGTGGAGGCTGCGTTGAAAGCCATGGACGCAGAGACGCCAGAGGCAGGGAATGCCGTGTCGATCAAGGCATTGCTAATTGATTTGGCTGTTCACCAGATCGAACTTGATCGGCAGAATCATGAACTGCTCCGATCACAAGAAGCTTTGACAGCCCGGCATGCCTTTTTGTATGACATGGCGCCCCTAGGCTATTGCACAGTCAATGCGGCAGGGCTTGTTCTGGAATGCAATGCCATGGCGGCCTCCATACTGGGACTGGAGCGCAGCTTGCTTCTCAATAGACCGTTTTCCCAGTTCATCGTCGGCGAAGACGAGGGTGCGTTCCTCCAATTGACTCAATCGGTGTTGCAGGAAGCTGGTGTTGAAAGCCCGCAGGTGGTTCATTCGGAGGCGACTGGTTGTGAGTTGAGAATGATGCACAAAAGCGGTTCGCCGTTTGTGGTGCAGTTGAGGATGGCGGTCGCTGTGGGTTCAAATAGCGAGTGGGCTTTGCAACTCACACTGATCCCAGCCGAAGCACCTGCGAACCCAGCCAGGATTGAGCTTGGCGATCTGGGTATCGCCTCGAGAAAGCCTGGCTACCGTTGGGATGCCGCCAGTCACGAACAGGTGGTGCATGAAGTTCCTGAGAGCGATGCGATGGTGCGCCGGGTGGTGGACGGGTTTGGGCCCAACGTGTTTGTTGGCTTGCTGACCCCCGATGGGCGGGTGCTCATGGTCAATCAATCTGCCATGGCGGTAGGGCATGTGCGCTGGAGTGAGGTGGCCAATCAGCCAATCGAACTGGCTCCCTGGTTCAGGCACTCCGAACTGACGAAACAGCAGATGCGGCAAGCGGTGAAACTTGCCTCCCAGGGCATACCGAGCCGGTTTGACATGCAGATTTGCGGGGAGGACGAACGAACCCTCACCTGGGTCGACTTCTCTTTGCAACCCGTTCTGGATGGGTCGGGTCAGGTGAGCCATCTGGTGCCCAGTGCCTTGGTGGTCCAGGACCGCAGGCAGGCTGAGGAGAAACTGCTGGAAAGCGAAATGCGTTTGGCGGGCATTGTTGACATGGCGCTGGACGCCATCATCACCGTGGATGCCACGCAGAAAATTGTCGTTTTTAACCCGGCGGCCGAGGCGATCTTCCGATTGTCGCGGAGCGAGGCCTTGGGCCTGCCACTGGAGCGCTTCATTCCCGACCGGTTTCGCGTCGATCACCGCCGGCACATGGCCGGTTTTGCGGGTGACAAGGCCCGGGCAAAGCCCACGATGGGGGGCCGCCCGGTCATGGGCGTTCGGGCAGATGGCCAGGAGTTTCCCCTCGAGGCCTCGATCTCGCATGGCAAGGTGGGCGACGCACAGTTGTTCACGGTGGTCTTGCGCGACATCACCGAACGCCTCCGGACAGAGCAGGAAAAGTCAGCGATCGAAGAGCAGTTGCGCCAATCCCAAAAGATTGAAGCCATCGGTACGCTGGCGGGAGGCATCGCACACGATTTCAACAACGCGCTCGCTGTGATTCAGGGCAACACGCAACTCGCGCTGGAGGACGTTGGCGCCAATGAGCTGGCCCAACAAAGTCTGGCGGAGATTCAAAAGGCGAGCACCCGGGCGCGCAATCTGGTGCAGCAGATTCTGTCTTTCAGCCGCCGCCAGGCGACCCAGTATGTGCCGATCGATTTGGCACCGGTGGTTCGGGAGAGCGTTCGGCTGCTTTCGGCGGCGCTGCCAGCGCGCCTGTCGATTTTTGTGGACTGCGATCCCGATGTGCCGGCTGTGATGGCCGATGCCGGGCAGATCGAGCAGATCCTGATCAACCTGAGCACCAATGCGCTGCAGGCTATCGGTGAACAAAAAGGGCGCATTGAAATTCGCCTTGACTGCGTGGAGCTCGATGCCTCGTATGCCAAGCGCCATCCGTCTCTGCTGGCCCTGCACGCCAAGCGCCCTGGACGTACCGTTCGGCTCGCGGTGTCCGACACGGGACCTGGCATGGATGCCGCCACGAAAGATCGGATTTTCGAGCCTTTCTTCACCACCAAGCCTGTCGGCAGTGGCACGGGTTTGGGGCTTTCCGTGGTGCACGGCATCACTCAGTCGCACGGCGGCACCATCGAGGTTGCAAGCCAGCTCGGTCAGGGCACGGTGTTTACGCTTTACCTGCCAATGGCCCTGAAACAACCGGCGCAGGTGGAGGAGCAAGAGGAGGCGAAGGCACCTGTGTCAGCGGGAGGCGCCAACAAGAGGGTGCTCTATATCGATGACGAGGAATCCTTGGTGGTTCTGGCCAAGCGCTTGCTGGAGCCGCACGGTTATCGGGTCACCGGTTACTCCGACCCCCTTCAGGCCCTCGAGGTGCTTCGCGCTGATCCGCAGGCATTTGACGTGGTCATCACGGACTACAACATGCCAAGCATGTCTGGACTCGATGTGGCGCGCGAGGTGCGCGAGATCCGAAAGAACCTGCCGGTGGCGATCGCTTCAGGCTTCGCCGACGAGACTTTGCAGTTGCAGTACGCTGAGGCCGGAGTGCAGGAAATTGTTTCCAAGCTGGGCGCGATGGAGGGCCTCCGGGCGGTCATCGAACGGGCAGTGAAGGGCGGTCGGCCCCTCTGAGTGGGCTGGCAAGTTTGGCCGTTCAGGCACCCCGGTCGGGGTGTCGCGACGGCGCTTCAGCACTCCACGATGTTGACGGCCAGACCACCGCGTGCGGTTTCCTTGTATTTGGTCTTCATGTCGGCGCCGGTCTCGCGCATGGTCTTGATGACTTTGTCGAGGCTGACATGGTGGACGCCGTCGCCGCGCAGAGCCATGCGGGCGGCGTTGATGGCCTTGACCGAGGCGATGGCGTTGCGCTCGATGCAGGGAATTTGCACCAGGCCGCCCACTGGATCGCAAGTCATGCCGAGGTGGTGCTCCATGCCGATTTCGGCGGCGTTTTCGGCCTGTTCTGGCGTGCCACCCATCACGGCGCAGAGCGCGCCCGCTGCCATGGAGCAGGCCACGCCCACTTCGCCCTGGCAACCCACTTCAGCGCCGCTGATGCTGGCGTTTTCTTTGTACAGAATGCCAATGGCCGCAGCGGTGAGCAGAAAGTCGATCACGCCCTTGTTGCTGGCACCAGGCACGAAGCGCGTGTAGTAATGCAAGACAGCGGGCACGATGCCGGCGGCGCCGTTGGTGGGCGCGGTGACCACGCGGCCACCCGCAGCATTCTCTTCGTTGACGGCCAGCGCATAGAGGTTGACCCAGTCGAGCACCTGCAAGGGATCGCGCAAAGCCGCTTCCGGGTGGCTGCACAAATCGGCGTACAGCTGGGGCGCACGGCGCTTGACTTTGAAGCCACCGGGCAGAATACCGGGCGTGTTGCAGCCCCGGACCACACATTCCTGCATCACGCGCCAGATGTTGAGCAAACCGCTGTCGATCTCTTCGTCGGTGCGCCAATGGCGCTCATTGGTGCGCATCACATCGGCGATGCTGCATCGGTGTTGCCGGGTGAGCACCAGCAGGTCTTCGCCGCTGCGAAAGGGCAGAGGCAAGACGGTGGCGTCGGGCGCGATGGCTTTCATCTTGCTGCCGTCGGCCGCGACCTCTTCGCTCACCACGAACCCGCCGCCCACCGAGTAAAACACCCGGTTCACCAGTTCCGCCCCGGTCGCATCAAAGGCTTGCAGGCGCAGGCCGTTGGTGTGGAAGGGCAGGGTTTCGCGGCGGAAAAACAGCAGGTCGTCCCGATCTTTGAAGGCGATGTCGTGCGTGCCTGCGAGCAGGATGCGGCTGGTCTCGCGCACCCGGGCCAGCAAGGCGGGCACGAGGCCGACATCCACCGTGTCGGGCTCGTGCCCTGCCAAGCCCAGCATCACGGCCGTGTCTGATCCGTGTCCTTTGCCGGTGGCACCCAGGGATCCGTACAGCGAACACACCACACGCGCTGTTTGATCG
This region of Hydrogenophaga crassostreae genomic DNA includes:
- a CDS encoding L-serine ammonia-lyase, with product MAISSFDLFKIGIGPSSSHTVGPMRAARLFVGGLQASGQLDQTARVVCSLYGSLGATGKGHGSDTAVMLGLAGHEPDTVDVGLVPALLARVRETSRILLAGTHDIAFKDRDDLLFFRRETLPFHTNGLRLQAFDATGAELVNRVFYSVGGGFVVSEEVAADGSKMKAIAPDATVLPLPFRSGEDLLVLTRQHRCSIADVMRTNERHWRTDEEIDSGLLNIWRVMQECVVRGCNTPGILPGGFKVKRRAPQLYADLCSHPEAALRDPLQVLDWVNLYALAVNEENAAGGRVVTAPTNGAAGIVPAVLHYYTRFVPGASNKGVIDFLLTAAAIGILYKENASISGAEVGCQGEVGVACSMAAGALCAVMGGTPEQAENAAEIGMEHHLGMTCDPVGGLVQIPCIERNAIASVKAINAARMALRGDGVHHVSLDKVIKTMRETGADMKTKYKETARGGLAVNIVEC
- a CDS encoding FAD binding domain-containing protein, which codes for MIPPRFEYHSPRSLSEAVALLGKLGSEAKLLAGGHSLLPMMKLRFAQPEHLIDINRIPELRGIREDGGTVVIGAMTSESELINSPIVQARLPLLAEAAKMIADPQVRNRGTIGGDIAHGDPGNDHPALSIAIEASFVLEGPKGRRTVAADGFFLGTYMTLLQEDEVMCEIHAPAFVQGTGWAYEKLKRKTGDWATAGCAVVMRKSGDAVSHVRIALTNVAPSALRVEAAEAALLNQPFNAATVQAAADAAAAACDPAEDLRGTSNTKPPWLARWSNAPSTKHGHFALNPQETPHGKKTHHRQRQRQSRRKSGRAAHPADPLPARRAQPHRRPHRL
- a CDS encoding (2Fe-2S)-binding protein, which codes for MTVNVNGKAEEKAVEPRTLLIHFLREELNLTGAHIGCETSHCGACTVDIDGQSVKSCTHLAVQCDGGEVLTVEGLANKGVLHAVQEGFYKEHGLQCGFCTPGMLMRAYRFLQENPNPSEEEIRHGMAGNLCRCTGYQNIVKAVQYAAKKLQEPVAA
- a CDS encoding ATP-binding protein; its protein translation is MDRRTQSRLDGVRKANGTFAPLAIKEVSQWMFLMNKFDSSAQLRLRVEAALKAMDAETPEAGNAVSIKALLIDLAVHQIELDRQNHELLRSQEALTARHAFLYDMAPLGYCTVNAAGLVLECNAMAASILGLERSLLLNRPFSQFIVGEDEGAFLQLTQSVLQEAGVESPQVVHSEATGCELRMMHKSGSPFVVQLRMAVAVGSNSEWALQLTLIPAEAPANPARIELGDLGIASRKPGYRWDAASHEQVVHEVPESDAMVRRVVDGFGPNVFVGLLTPDGRVLMVNQSAMAVGHVRWSEVANQPIELAPWFRHSELTKQQMRQAVKLASQGIPSRFDMQICGEDERTLTWVDFSLQPVLDGSGQVSHLVPSALVVQDRRQAEEKLLESEMRLAGIVDMALDAIITVDATQKIVVFNPAAEAIFRLSRSEALGLPLERFIPDRFRVDHRRHMAGFAGDKARAKPTMGGRPVMGVRADGQEFPLEASISHGKVGDAQLFTVVLRDITERLRTEQEKSAIEEQLRQSQKIEAIGTLAGGIAHDFNNALAVIQGNTQLALEDVGANELAQQSLAEIQKASTRARNLVQQILSFSRRQATQYVPIDLAPVVRESVRLLSAALPARLSIFVDCDPDVPAVMADAGQIEQILINLSTNALQAIGEQKGRIEIRLDCVELDASYAKRHPSLLALHAKRPGRTVRLAVSDTGPGMDAATKDRIFEPFFTTKPVGSGTGLGLSVVHGITQSHGGTIEVASQLGQGTVFTLYLPMALKQPAQVEEQEEAKAPVSAGGANKRVLYIDDEESLVVLAKRLLEPHGYRVTGYSDPLQALEVLRADPQAFDVVITDYNMPSMSGLDVAREVREIRKNLPVAIASGFADETLQLQYAEAGVQEIVSKLGAMEGLRAVIERAVKGGRPL
- a CDS encoding LytTR family transcriptional regulator, coding for MEAEVANKSPLYLLEKFEVGVIHLDAKRTVLAMNDFARKVLPVGEKQPFDKLVSSFHPARSKPKVDFLLDQASSCPMVSAVPMTMIINIPEQVLLIKVTRLADHMGKTTGFVLVFYDVTQVVSQEVAASEPPSTSVRLTRIPMVANHKVAFVDTQDVLCLESQAHSTRILTRDGFHFCNLSIGDLESRLDPEQFMRIHRCFIVNLQGVAELGREGSKTHVVLKGKNKEPVPVARGDVLRLRKALGLLSRH
- a CDS encoding aerobic carbon-monoxide dehydrogenase large subunit: MNAPVPNAEARELALAGMGASRLRKEDARFIQGKGNYVDDIKMAGMLHMDIVRSPIAHGRIVKINKEAALAIPGVHAVLTADDLKPLKLHWMPTLAGDVAAVLADQKVHFQMQEVAIVIADDRYIAADAVEAVEVEYEELPVVLDPYAALAPDAPVLREDLAGKTEGAHGKREHHNHIFTWDAGDKSAADAAFDNAEVKVSQHMHYPRVHPCPLETCGCVASFDPIKGELTTFITSQAPHVVRTVVSMLSGIPESKVRIVSPDIGGGFGNKVGIYPGYVCAIVASIVLGRPVKWVEDRIENISSTAFARDYHMDGEIAATADGKITGLRVNVVADHGAFDACADPTKFPAGLFHICSGSYDIPAAYASVKGVYTNKAPGGVAYRCSFRVTEAVYLVERMVDVLAQKLGMDKAEIREKNFIKKEQFPYTSAFGFEYDSGDYHTALKKVLDAVDYPALRAEQAAKRADPNSPTLMGIGLVTFTEVVGAGPSKICDILGVGMFDSCEIRIHPTGSALARMGTITQGQGHQTTYAQIIATELGIPSEVIQVEEGDTSTAPYGLGTYGSRSTPVAGAAIAMAARKIHAKARKIAAHMLEVNENDLDWEVDRFKVKGDDSKFKTMTEVAWQAYHQAPPGMEPGLEAVHYYDPPNFTFPFGIYLCVVDIDRGTGETKIRRFYALDDCGTRINPMIIEGQIHGGLTEGFAVAMGQQMPFDAQGNLLGNTLMDYFLPTFVETPHWETDHTVTPSPHHPIGAKGVAESPHVGSIPTFTSAMVDAFAHLGMTHMDMPHNAFRVWKQLKAHGMNL
- a CDS encoding B12-binding domain-containing radical SAM protein, encoding MTQLNTPYPSTAYLTGFLRSRGIDAVQADLALALVLRLFTPQGLDEVHACAKARPEADRSGSVHAFMDQFAAYRATIGPVIRFLQGSDSTLAHRIAARGLLPEGPRFAALDVYDDVELGEEGGGDPLAWAFGALGVQDKARHLATLFLNDLADVLRDAVDERFEFVRYAESLASSQPSFDPLATALAAPTTLIDDLLTELTLAEVARHQPTLVLLSVPFPGSVYAALRMGQAIKAAHPKVKIALGGGYVNTELRELKDPRVFDFVDFVTLDSGERPVLSLIEHLNGQRGPQRLQRCFIRNSEGQVQYINLAEPDIPFEDVGTPTWDGLPLHSYLSLLDMLNPMHRLWSDGRWNKLTVAHGCYWKKCSFCDVSLDYIGRYETATAVKLADRIQQIVEETGQTGFHFVDEAAPPKALKALAQELIRRDLHISWWGNIRFEKTFTPELAELLAQSGCIAMSGGLEVASDRLLTLMKKGVSVEQVARVTKGFSDAGILVHAYLMYGFPTQTVQDTVDALEYVRQLFENGCIQSGFFHRFSCTVHSPVGMDPAAYGIELIPLPPVTFAKNDIGFTDPTGVDHDALGAGLRKAIYNYMHGLCVEDDVRRWFEHMPMQVPRSTVKRGRLGKALAQHA